A region of Stigmatopora nigra isolate UIUO_SnigA chromosome 6, RoL_Snig_1.1, whole genome shotgun sequence DNA encodes the following proteins:
- the LOC144198238 gene encoding protocadherin-16-like — MVTAHDFGVPPESSATLILVTVENVNDNAPLVDVLFLGESGRVSEAAEPGDYVARISVSDPDDPEATPDVRLEGGDGQFLLERADRSVYVLRVAGGLDREEKDLYSLKILARDVGTPPLAAEALIPLRVTDVNDCAPYFEEDQLRVRVSEDLPVGASVLQVEARDSDLGVNAQLSYSILESECPVRVDGESGLVTTAALLDRDRGPDTCRFLVAARDSGRPARSASVAVTLLLIDVNDNPPAFRQSLYRASVTEHAAPGTCFSQVTADDADTPEFAILVYSLPEEEAGLFRVDPQSGRLCVSGDIDRDGGRSVRQVLVRAQDPGGLQAHAWVRVEIRDLNDNAPEFQPERYAAAVGSHATPGVEILAVSASDADDGAFGRVAYRLLPGDHSHLFALDEQTGTLYLTSSLSHLDSTSIELTVAGRDAGGLRSSRPAQVTVDVLSGGHAPPTFRKPRYAFAVAADTPAGAAVGSMRALNAPDCTEPVSYRIASGDPRGLFAVDAASGLITTAKDLERRASPYVLLYVQAYTQSSTVFGEARVQIDVEDTRRDAVRPSWSTPLGVQSETAMINITTLLEISGPDGEELPLSAALTSETPFYRAQIAEDAVRNSALLRLNVRGGAGDVPLYSLVAEAGSPPLPFRIHPRSGQLYLADELDYERESTYRFRAVATAGGALAVAAVEVSVVDVNDNPPIFSGVAYFAAWREGPDAGLATRVVASDRDAGENGRLSYTLLSGEKFFRIHPETGEIFSWVELDREQKSQHMLEVTVSDRGHPRRNATTRVHVLVADVNDNPPRFVHRERHVQAILYLQISSGIPTGSLVTNVFAKDADAGENGTVTYTLQSGGRLPPHFEIDAESGDVRTTSRFGNGGEETYVLRVTARDGGSPPLEDTAFIHLQVSEEDQASPSAPRRLEVQEDAPPGTVITSMAVSTLGDNVDYFVLGDDGDSPFGLDSRSGHIYVRQPLDYEAAPFQSLVVLAEDQVGHNITLRVLVTVEDANDHAPRFPDNLVTFALRADAPFGSLAFVFCASDEDASYLAGSLRYSVDSPPGFPFHLDPRNGKLTVAAPLDRLTYIFTVTASDQSERQREASVTAKVFLLDVDRRFAAIDVDQGEFETSYKQKIEKLPVFGNAEYRVWVAENAPAGTSVAWVGASDPAEGLRYDIVSGDGGGLFLMDPVSGVLTLRAPLDYEEESEYILTVRACDGEDPWDARNMAFATIFVEVSDENDHSPHFASSNYNCSVSENLPSSTLVCSVRAADGDGGAYGRLTYSVLSSCSQDWGESPLSLDPRSGVIRTRRSLDYERQREYCLLIEARDAGDQTATVQVHVYVKGTDEFDPVFSRERYRFFLQEDNESGLAVGFVTALDRDEGADGDVEYSLSEPSPRFRVDKTLGAIYASGVVEMTVYAASPRAGSRRASCRVSVEMASWVHPLNGQVLAMSVSLAAVLVFLLVFAVLVLKSKLKESAIKTTGATVDPPNKHTTVNGPENRRTPSDRSGRGSAEGETAEDQEIRRINDGHFQESPDAVTDGKDKDHHSPATPLWNHLLDPGPGFPALAAVFADIGSLPDRAGPPPLITSVARPGLRSVAPRPRYAYAPLARNTGLTPRAMTPTFTPALSWLTSRSPGPPPLVSEGGLDSGPPAASLLEAEIQV, encoded by the exons ATGGTCACGGCCCACGACTTTGGCGTCCCGCCCGAGTCCAGCGCCACCTTGATCCTGGTGACGGTGGAGAACGTCAACGACAACGCCCCCCTGGTGGACGTGCTCTTTCTGGGCGAGAGCGGCCGGGTCTCCGAGGCGGCCGAGCCGGGAGACTACGTGGCCCGGATTTCCGTCTCCGACCCGGACGACCCCGAGGCGACGCCGGACGTCCGCCTCGAGGGCGGCGACGGCCAGTTCCTACTGGAGCGTGCCGACCGTTCCGTCTACGTCTTGCGCGTGGCCGGCGGGCTGGACAGGGAGGAGAAAGACTTGTACAGCCTAAAGATCCTGGCTCGAGATGTTGGGACTCCGCCCCTCGCCGCAGAGGCGCTCATCCCACTGCGGGTGACGGACGTCAATGATTGCGCCCCATATTTCGAGGAGGACCAGCTCCGGGTTCGAGTCTCCGAAGACCTCCCCGTGGGCGCCTCTGTCCTCCAGGTGGAGGCCCGGGACTCGGACTTGGGGGTCAACGCCCAGCTCAG CTACTCCATCTTGGAATCGGAGTGCCCAGTGCGTGTGGACGGCGAGAGCGGACTGGTCACCACGGCGGCGCTCCTGGACCGGGACCGAGGTCCCGACACGTGCCGTTTCTTGGTGGCGGCGCGAGATAGCGGCAGGCCGGCTCGGTCGGCCAGCGTGGCCGTCACCCTGCTGCTGATCGACGTCAACGATAACCCACCCGCTTTCCGCCAGAGTCTCTACCGGGCCTCCGTGACGGAGCACGCCGCCCCCGGGACCTGTTTCTCGCAA GTCACAGCTGACGACGCCGACACCCCCGAGTTTGCCATTCTGGTGTACTCACTTCCCGAGGAGGAGGCGGGCCTCTTCCGTGTGGACCCGCAAAGTGGACGCCTCTGCGTCTCTGGGGACATTGACCGAGACGGTGGGAGGAGCGTCCGCCAAGTCCTGGTCCGAGCGCAGGATCCG GGAGGACTTCAGGCCCATGCGTGGGTGCGCGTTGAGATCCGAGACCTCAACGACAACGCGCCAGAATTCCAGCCCGAGCGCTACGCCGCCGCCGTGGGCTCCCACGCAACGCCCGGCGTGGAGATCCTGGCGGTGAGCGCTTCGGATGCCGACGACGGCGCCTTTGGCCGCGTGGCCTACCGCCTGCTGCCTGGCGACCACTCGCATCTCTTTGCCCTCGATGAGCAAACAG GAACGCTGTACCTAACGTCCTCGCTGAGCCACCTGGATTCGACCAGCATCGAGCTAACCGTAGCGGGGCGCGACGCCGGCGGTCTGCGCTCGTCCCGCCCGGCCCAGGTGACCGTCGACGTCTTGTCCGGCGGCCACGCCCCGCCCACATTCCGCAAGCCCCGCTACGCCTTCGCCGTGGCGGCGGACACCCCGGCGGGCGCTGCCGTGGGCTCCATGCGGGCCCTCAACGCGCCAG ATTGCACGGAACCCGTGTCCTACCGCATCGCCTCGGGCGACCCGCGGGGTCTGTTTGCCGTGGACGCCGCGTCGGGCCTGATCACCACGGCCAAAGACCTGGAGCGCCGGGCGTCGCCTTACGTCCTGCTCTACGTCCAGGCTTACACACAGTCTTCCACGGTCTTCGGCGAGGCGCGGGTCCAAATTGACGTGGAGGACACGCGACGGGATGCCGTCCGACCGTCCTGGAGCACACCGCTGGGCGTCCAATCGGAAACGGCGATGATAAACATTACGACGTTGCTGGAAATCAGCGGCCCGGATGGCGAAGAACTACCCCTGAGCGCCGCCCTCACCTCGGAGACGCCTTTCTACCGGGCGCAAATCGCCGAAGACGCCGTCCGGAACTCCGCCCTACTCCGACTGAACgtccgcgggggtgccggagacgTCCCGCTATACTCCCTAGTGGCGGAGGCGGGCTCCCCGCCACTCCCTTTCCGGATCCACCCCCGAAGCGGACAACTATATCTCGCAGACGAGCTAGACTACGAGCGGGAATCGACGTACCGCTTCCGAGCGGTGGCCACGGCGGGTGGTGCCCTGGCGGTGGCGGCCGTGGAGGTCTCCGTGGTGGACGTCAACGATAACCCGCCCATTTTCAGTGGGGTGGCGTACTTTGCTGCGTGGAGGGAGGGGCCTGACGCGGGGTTGGCGACACGGGTGGTGGCCAGCGACCGGGACGCCGGGGAAAATGGCCGCCTGTCGTATACCCTGCTTTCGGGCGAGAAGTTCTTCCGCATTCACCCAGAAACGG GCGAGATCTTTAGTTGGGTGGAGTTGGACCGGGAGCAGAAAAGCCAGCACATGTTGGAGGTCACGGTCAGCGACAGGGGTCACCCACGACGCAACGCCACCACCCGCGTCCACGTCCTGGTCGCCGACGTCAACGACAACCCGCCGCGTTTCGTGCACCGGGAGCGCCACGTTCAG GCAATTCTTTATTTGCAGATATCTTCTGGAATTCCGACGGGATCCTTGGTCACAAATGTATTTGCCAAAGATGCGGACGCGGGAGAAAATGGAACCGTCACGTATACGTTGCAGAGCG GGGGTCGACTTCCACCGCATTTCGAGATTGATGCCGAAAGCGGCGACGTCAGGACCACGTCGCGTTTCGGAAACGGCGGCGAGGAGACTTATGTCCTGCGGGTCACGGCCAGGGACGGCGGGTCGCCGCCGTTGGAGGACACGGCGTTCATTCACTTGCAG GTGTCCGAGGAGGATCAAGCCTCCCCGTCTGCGCCGAGACGTCTAGAGGTCCAAGAAGACGCCCCACCTGGGACAGTAATCACTTCAATGGCCGTCTCCACTCTGGGAGACAATGTGGACTACTTCGTCCTGGGGGATGACGGCGACTCGCCCTTTGGCCTGGACTCCCGCTCAGGCCACATCTATGTCCGGCAGCCCCTGGACTACGAGGCGGCCCCCTTCCAGTCCTTGGTGGTGCTGGCCGAGGACCAAGTGGGCCACAACATCACGCTGAGGGTGCTGGTGACGGTAGAAGACGCCAACGATCACGCGCCACGTTTCCCCGACAACTTGGTGACCTTTGCCCTGAGAGCCGATGCCCCATTTGGCTCACTGGCGTTTGTCTTTTGCGCCAGTGACGAGGACGCCTCGTACCTCGCTGGTTCCTTGCGCTACTCTGTGGACTCGCCTCCAGGGTTCCCCTTCCACTTGGACCCACGGAATGGAAAACTGACAGTGGCGGCGCCATTGGACCGGTTGACCTACATCTTCACGGTGACAGCCAGCGACCAATCGGAAAGACAGCGAGAGGCCTCGGTGACGGCCAAGGTCTTTCTACTGGACGTGGATCGTCGGTTCGCCGCCATCGATGTGGACCAAGGTGAATTTGAGACGTCCTACAAACAGAAAATTGAGAAGTTGCCAGTGTTTGGAAATGCGGAATATCGCGTCTGGGTGGCGGAAAATGCCCCCGCCGGCACCTCCGTGGCGTGGGTCGGCGCCAGCGACCCAGCCGAAGGACTCCGCTATGACATCGTCTCTGGCGATGGTGGAGGACTCTTCCTGATGGACCCCGTCTCTGGCGTTTTGACACTCCGTGCTCCACTGGACTACGAGGAAGAGTCGGAATACATCTTGACGGTCCGGGCATGTGATGGCGAAGATCCTTGGGATGCAAGAAACATGGCGTTTGCTACCATTTTTGTGGAAGTATCAGATGAGAATGACCACAGTCCACACTTTGCCTCCTCCAACTATAACTGCTCCGTCTCGGAGAACCTCCCCTCGTCCACGTTGGTCTGCTCGGTCCGAGCAGCAGACGGAGATGGCGGCGCTTACGGACGATTAACTTACTCTGTCCTGTCCTCTTGTTCCCAAGACTGGGGCGAGTCGCCCTTGTCCCTAGACCCCCGGTCTGGGGTCATCCGTACACGCCGGTCCTTGGACTACGAGCGGCAACGTGAGTATTGCCTGTTGATAGAAGCCCGGGACGCAGGGGACCAGACGGCCACGGTCCAGGTCCACGTTTACGTCAAGGGAACGGACGAGTTTGACCCCGTCTTCTCCCGAGAGCGCTACCGCTTCTTCTTACAGGAAGACAACGAGTCCGGTCTGGCCGTCGGCTTCGTGACGGCGCTGGATCGAGACGAAGGCGCCGACGGGGATGTGGAGTACTCACTCTCGGAGCCTTCGCCGCGTTTCCGGGTGGACAAGACCCTGGGCGCCATCTACGCTTCGGGAGTCGTTGAGATGACCGTGTACGCTGCCAGTCCTCGGGCGGGTTCCAGGAGAGCTTCTTGCCGGGTTTCCGTGGAAATGGCCAGTTGGGTCCACCCGCTGAACGGCCAAGTGCTCGCTATGAGCGTCTCCCTCGCCGCCGTACTCGTGTTCCTGCTGGTCTTCGCCGTTCTGGTCCTCAAGTCCAAACTCAAAGAATCCGCCATCAAAACGACGGGCGCCACAGTGGATCCCCCCAACAAGCACACCACCGTCAACGGTCCCGAAAACCGTCGGACGCCGTCCGACCGCAGCGGCCGAGGCTCGGCGGAGGGCGAGACGGCGGAAGACCAGGAGATCCGAAGGATCAACGATGGTCACTTCCAGGAAAGCCCGGACGCCGTGACGGACGGGAAGGACAAAGACCATCATTCCCCCGCCACCCCGCTCTGGAACCACCTT